A single genomic interval of Syntrophorhabdus sp. harbors:
- a CDS encoding radical SAM protein encodes MLKLKVALGDLRHRTTGRHSVFMPIGIGFIGAYLLGNLPENSIDLRLYDDPDILLDDIDKWKPDVIGLSNYCWNSSVSCLVYRYAKRQKPQTWCISGGPDFPTEEHKCLQYLQERPEIDFYVYREGEIVFAHLVNRILNKQPLKGVAHDGVMHLDSDGKLLVGKPVPKLKSLDEIPSPYLMGLMDQFFNGEYAPSMEFARGCPFTCGYCYAGQSWCSPIARFSVERIKADLDYIAIRMQRYPNVLLSICDSNFGMYAEDEEIAEHISHLQDVYGWPNAFDVTTGKAKYDRIIGIVKKLKNTMKVACSVQSMNPDTLNIIKRHNIAFGDYKALIEEIKDLKMMSAVGLIIPMPLESKETFLQGIKLLFESGVEQFVVYTTMLLQATYLDHDDCRSLYAYRTGFRIIPRQFGKYKGESCYEIEEVCTSTNTMSFSEYLECRGFAFLVALLSSEQFDVIRMHLKEFGISAYDYLYALWRSVEEGDTEISQIYKEFKNETEQELFSSRQDVYDYFDRNGNYDKLLRGDLGDNLLRKFITKILLTKSDEMFHLSYFMLGSIAELDEDESEALRAAEAWVSAARKVSNAFDRSFGGANLVLEYDVSDWYSSDSKRKLIEYNRKTDYTLRYDKEKMDSVLNEARGLYGDDFGFMVGKLLVNLSVKTFWAESKRSGEW; translated from the coding sequence ATGTTGAAGCTGAAAGTCGCTCTTGGGGATCTTCGTCACAGGACTACAGGAAGGCATTCCGTTTTCATGCCTATTGGGATTGGTTTTATTGGGGCTTATTTGCTCGGGAATTTACCAGAAAACAGCATCGATCTGAGACTCTACGATGACCCAGATATCCTGTTGGATGATATAGATAAATGGAAGCCAGATGTTATCGGATTATCAAATTACTGCTGGAATAGTAGCGTATCGTGTCTTGTCTACAGATACGCAAAAAGGCAAAAACCTCAAACCTGGTGCATTTCGGGCGGACCTGATTTTCCAACAGAAGAACACAAATGTCTGCAGTATCTCCAGGAAAGGCCGGAAATAGATTTTTATGTTTATCGGGAAGGTGAAATTGTCTTCGCCCATTTGGTCAATAGAATCCTCAACAAACAACCGTTAAAGGGCGTTGCGCACGATGGAGTCATGCATTTAGATAGCGATGGCAAGCTCCTTGTAGGTAAGCCCGTTCCGAAACTGAAATCTTTGGATGAAATACCATCACCCTACTTGATGGGCTTGATGGATCAGTTCTTTAACGGTGAATATGCTCCTTCAATGGAATTTGCGAGAGGGTGCCCTTTCACATGCGGTTACTGCTATGCCGGGCAGAGTTGGTGTAGCCCGATAGCAAGATTCAGCGTAGAACGGATCAAGGCCGATCTGGACTACATTGCGATACGGATGCAGAGATACCCCAATGTACTCTTATCGATTTGCGATTCGAATTTTGGAATGTATGCGGAAGATGAAGAGATAGCCGAACATATTTCGCATTTGCAGGATGTATATGGTTGGCCTAATGCATTTGATGTAACTACCGGTAAAGCCAAATACGATCGCATAATCGGGATAGTAAAGAAACTCAAGAATACCATGAAGGTAGCGTGTTCAGTGCAAAGTATGAACCCGGATACGTTAAACATCATAAAACGGCACAATATCGCTTTTGGTGATTACAAGGCCCTGATTGAGGAAATCAAGGATCTGAAGATGATGTCGGCGGTGGGATTGATTATCCCAATGCCATTGGAGTCAAAAGAAACTTTTTTACAGGGCATAAAGCTTTTATTCGAATCCGGCGTAGAACAGTTCGTTGTTTACACTACCATGCTTTTGCAAGCGACCTATTTAGATCACGACGATTGCAGATCGCTCTATGCGTATCGTACAGGTTTTAGAATAATCCCAAGACAATTTGGAAAGTATAAAGGAGAATCATGTTATGAAATAGAGGAGGTCTGCACATCGACAAACACTATGTCGTTTTCGGAGTACTTGGAATGCAGGGGATTTGCTTTCCTGGTTGCATTACTTTCCAGCGAGCAGTTTGATGTGATTCGTATGCACCTTAAGGAGTTCGGAATATCTGCCTACGATTATCTCTATGCCTTATGGCGGTCGGTGGAGGAGGGTGATACGGAAATATCGCAGATCTACAAGGAATTCAAGAACGAAACGGAACAGGAATTATTCTCTTCCAGACAAGATGTATATGACTACTTTGATAGAAACGGTAATTACGACAAGCTACTCAGAGGAGATCTTGGAGACAATCTACTCAGAAAGTTCATTACCAAGATACTGCTGACTAAGAGCGATGAAATGTTCCATTTAAGCTATTTTATGCTGGGCAGTATCGCTGAGCTTGATGAAGACGAATCTGAGGCACTCAGGGCAGCGGAAGCATGGGTAAGTGCCGCACGGAAAGTTTCAAACGCATTTGATCGGTCATTTGGTGGAGCTAATCTGGTGTTGGAGTACGATGTTTCTGACTGGTATAGCTCAGACTCCAAGAGGAAACTGATCGAGTATAATCGAAAAACCGACTATACTCTGCGCTACGATAAAGAGAAAATGGACTCGGTCTTAAATGAAGCCAGAGGATTGTACGGTGATGATTTTGGTTTTATGGTCGGAAAACTTCTCGTTAATTTGAGCGTCAAGACTTTTTGGGCTGAATCAAAGAGGTCAGGGGAGTGGTAG
- a CDS encoding hydroxylase, whose translation MRLLIDTTEQRLVRYDDAGNEAIYDLYSKEAFELLSMQWVRLGWSLKHEYTFSWMGRPIIQLPEDVMRVQEVIYRIKPDVIVETGVAHGGSLIFYASLCKAMGKGRVVGIDIEIRPHNRKAIEDHELFSYITLVEGSSIDPGIVSLVKGGIGKDERVLVILDSNHTKGHVLAELKAYCDIVSPGSYIVATDGIMKDLHDVPRGSKEWSFDNPFEAARDFLATRSDFVLEQPPWTFNESALDRNITHWPGAWLRKL comes from the coding sequence ATGAGATTATTGATCGATACGACGGAGCAAAGGCTGGTCCGATATGACGATGCAGGCAACGAGGCGATCTACGACCTCTACTCGAAAGAGGCATTCGAGCTTCTGAGCATGCAGTGGGTCCGGTTGGGGTGGAGTCTGAAGCACGAGTACACGTTCTCCTGGATGGGCCGGCCCATAATTCAGCTTCCCGAAGACGTCATGAGGGTCCAGGAGGTCATTTACAGGATAAAGCCCGATGTGATAGTCGAGACGGGTGTGGCCCATGGAGGTTCCCTGATCTTCTATGCCAGCCTTTGTAAGGCGATGGGTAAAGGCAGGGTCGTGGGGATCGACATTGAAATCCGTCCCCACAATAGGAAGGCGATCGAAGACCACGAACTGTTCTCCTACATCACCCTGGTCGAGGGAAGCTCGATCGATCCCGGGATCGTTTCCCTGGTAAAGGGCGGTATAGGGAAGGATGAGAGGGTTCTTGTCATCCTCGATTCCAACCATACGAAGGGACATGTGCTCGCGGAGTTGAAGGCTTATTGCGACATCGTGTCCCCGGGGTCATATATCGTGGCGACCGATGGCATAATGAAAGACCTCCATGATGTACCCAGGGGCAGCAAGGAGTGGTCCTTCGATAACCCCTTCGAGGCGGCCCGGGATTTCCTGGCGACCCGTTCCGACTTTGTGCTGGAGCAGCCTCCCTGGACTTTCAACGAAAGCGCTCTCGATCGGAACATAACCCACTGGCCGGGGGCATGGCTGAGAAAGCTATGA
- the rfbC gene encoding dTDP-4-dehydrorhamnose 3,5-epimerase, translating to MRFGETPLGGAYVIELDPFVDERGTFARTFCAREFAAIGFTGRIVQVNHSISARRGTVRGMHFQVPPAAETKIIRCVNGAVFDVMVDLRASSPTFLKWYGFEMSAENMRMAYIPEGFAHGFQALADNAALIYHHTEFYSPEHERGLRFDDPRLAIRWPLPVTLVSGKDMSYSMLGEDFTGIAQ from the coding sequence ATGAGATTCGGTGAAACACCGCTCGGCGGAGCGTATGTGATCGAGCTCGACCCCTTTGTCGATGAACGGGGCACCTTCGCACGCACCTTCTGTGCCAGGGAGTTCGCAGCCATCGGGTTCACCGGAAGGATCGTCCAGGTGAACCATTCGATCAGCGCGAGGCGGGGAACGGTGCGGGGCATGCACTTTCAGGTCCCGCCGGCGGCCGAGACGAAGATCATCCGATGCGTCAACGGCGCCGTATTCGACGTGATGGTCGATCTCCGGGCAAGTTCCCCCACGTTCCTGAAGTGGTATGGGTTCGAGATGTCGGCGGAGAACATGCGGATGGCATATATACCGGAAGGGTTCGCCCATGGTTTTCAGGCGCTCGCGGACAACGCGGCCTTGATATACCACCATACGGAGTTCTACAGCCCCGAACACGAGCGGGGTTTGAGATTCGATGACCCGCGGCTCGCCATAAGGTGGCCACTGCCGGTCACACTCGTGTCCGGAAAAGATATGAGCTACTCCATGCTGGGCGAGGACTTCACGGGGATAGCTCAATGA
- a CDS encoding NAD(P)-dependent oxidoreductase, whose product MKILLTGAGGFIGSHCLDILRSKGYEVHCVDLGPWTDPPKDVSVHTVDLLDQAEVGRLMSSVAPTHLLHLAWYAKPGEYWTSRENFRWVESGINLMNAFCDNGGRRAVMAGTCAEYDWRYGYCSESMTPLGPQSLYGTCKNALRGLLKAFCEETGLSAAWGRVFFLYGPREAPERLVSSVIRNLLRGENANCSHGNQIRDYLYVEDVARAFVGILESDVKGAVNIASGDPLRVRDIIFRIADALGKRELIRLGAIPSPKDEAPVVFGDTRRLSEEVGFTPGFTLDEGIDRTIRWLNAGEGGRP is encoded by the coding sequence ATGAAGATACTCCTGACCGGTGCGGGAGGTTTTATCGGGTCCCATTGTCTCGACATCCTGAGATCGAAGGGTTACGAGGTACATTGCGTGGACCTGGGTCCCTGGACTGATCCGCCGAAAGATGTGTCGGTGCACACGGTGGACCTTCTGGACCAGGCGGAAGTCGGGAGATTGATGTCTTCGGTTGCGCCCACGCATCTGCTTCACCTCGCGTGGTACGCTAAGCCCGGTGAATACTGGACATCACGGGAGAATTTCAGGTGGGTCGAGAGCGGGATAAACCTTATGAACGCTTTTTGCGACAACGGAGGCCGGCGTGCGGTCATGGCCGGTACCTGTGCGGAATACGATTGGCGATACGGGTATTGCTCGGAATCCATGACCCCTCTTGGCCCTCAGTCCCTTTACGGCACATGCAAGAATGCATTGCGGGGCTTGTTGAAGGCGTTTTGCGAGGAGACTGGTCTCAGCGCCGCCTGGGGGCGCGTGTTCTTTCTCTACGGGCCGCGCGAGGCGCCGGAGCGGCTAGTGTCCTCGGTGATCCGAAACCTTCTGCGCGGGGAGAACGCGAACTGCTCCCACGGGAATCAGATACGGGACTACCTCTATGTGGAGGATGTGGCGCGTGCCTTTGTCGGCATCCTGGAAAGCGATGTGAAGGGAGCCGTGAATATTGCGTCCGGGGACCCTCTGCGGGTGAGGGACATCATCTTCAGGATAGCCGATGCCCTGGGCAAAAGGGAACTGATCCGGCTCGGCGCTATCCCGTCGCCGAAGGATGAGGCGCCCGTTGTCTTTGGCGATACCCGGCGATTGTCGGAGGAGGTGGGCTTCACGCCCGGCTTCACGCTCGATGAAGGCATAGACAGGACGATCCGGTGGCTCAACGCAGGTGAGGGCGGAAGGCCATGA
- a CDS encoding methyltransferase domain-containing protein encodes MTGTEVRGTCPVCGGSLTELFLLREGVPVHQNLVVRDMAVAKDSQRGSLAMYFCGACGFVFNGSYEGSRMRYGETYDNRQSCSACFAGYVDDLARYLVNEKGVRNKRIVEVGCGKGDFLKRLIALDAGNTGYGFDPSYEGEEVLCDGRLQFRRCFYGPDEGEIGADVVICRHVIEHVPEPMTLLGAIRAAIGAAEHPLIVFETPCVEWILHNRVIWDFFYEHCSLFTAGSLGFALRRAGFEVKELRHTFNGQYLWAEATDGSVGADVPCDPGAVPDLAGKFRKAEQGVIESWRNKIEELVGKGRVALWGAGAKGVTLANLVDPDVTLIDCVVDINPGKQGGYVPGTGHPIVDWRDLPERNVRSAILMNPNYHDEIRAMLLENHINIHLIC; translated from the coding sequence ATGACGGGGACGGAAGTAAGGGGTACATGCCCTGTCTGCGGGGGGTCGCTTACCGAGCTTTTCCTGCTGAGGGAAGGTGTTCCCGTCCATCAGAACCTGGTCGTGCGGGATATGGCGGTCGCGAAAGACTCACAGCGGGGAAGTCTCGCCATGTATTTCTGCGGGGCCTGTGGGTTTGTGTTCAACGGGTCCTATGAGGGATCGCGTATGCGGTACGGCGAGACCTACGATAACAGGCAATCGTGCTCCGCCTGCTTTGCGGGATACGTAGATGATCTTGCCCGGTATCTGGTGAACGAGAAGGGCGTGCGGAACAAGAGGATCGTGGAGGTGGGTTGCGGCAAGGGCGATTTCCTGAAGAGGCTCATAGCGCTTGATGCCGGGAACACGGGATATGGTTTTGATCCGAGCTACGAGGGAGAAGAGGTCCTGTGCGATGGACGCCTCCAGTTCAGGCGGTGCTTCTACGGTCCCGACGAGGGAGAGATCGGGGCCGACGTCGTGATCTGCCGCCATGTCATCGAGCATGTGCCGGAACCCATGACGCTTCTCGGGGCGATCCGGGCTGCCATTGGAGCCGCCGAGCATCCCCTCATAGTGTTCGAGACGCCCTGTGTGGAATGGATACTCCATAACAGGGTAATATGGGACTTCTTCTACGAGCATTGCTCTCTCTTCACGGCGGGGTCGTTAGGGTTTGCCCTGCGGCGAGCGGGTTTTGAGGTGAAGGAACTGAGGCACACGTTCAACGGACAGTATCTGTGGGCCGAGGCCACCGACGGGTCCGTCGGCGCGGACGTGCCCTGCGACCCGGGCGCGGTGCCCGATCTGGCGGGAAAGTTCCGAAAGGCCGAGCAGGGTGTGATCGAAAGCTGGAGAAATAAGATCGAGGAGCTTGTCGGGAAGGGCAGGGTCGCATTATGGGGGGCGGGCGCGAAGGGTGTTACACTGGCCAATCTCGTGGACCCTGACGTGACGCTCATAGATTGTGTCGTGGATATAAACCCGGGAAAACAGGGTGGATACGTTCCCGGTACAGGGCATCCCATAGTCGACTGGAGAGATCTTCCGGAGAGGAACGTCAGGAGCGCCATCCTGATGAACCCCAACTATCACGATGAAATACGCGCCATGCTGCTGGAGAATCATATAAACATTCATCTGATCTGCTGA
- the rfbG gene encoding CDP-glucose 4,6-dehydratase: MFSDIYKQKNVLVTGHTGFKGSWLILWLLKLGARVTGYSLEPPTQPNHFDLHRLDMRSVIGDIRDEDHLNRAFAEQKPDIVFHLAAQPIVRSSYADPVGTFTTNVMGTVNVLEAARRTPSVRAIVNVTSDKCYENVEKRTGYKEGDPLGGYDPYSASKGCAEIVTGCWRNSFFKPAVIVASARAGNVIGGGDWAADRLVPDIMRAAAAGETVSIRNPRAIRAWQHVLEPLSGYLFLGQRLLEGKAQFAEAWNFGPDAQGNVSVGHIVGEIQRLWPKVAFRVDEDPTRSHEAQVLMLDATKAGSQLHWKPVWDTARTVEKTVAWYRAYYESGMTESEGHLRDYINDAALKGIEWVVDEIR; this comes from the coding sequence ATGTTCTCCGATATATACAAGCAGAAAAATGTCCTTGTAACGGGCCATACGGGTTTCAAGGGATCGTGGCTCATCCTCTGGCTTTTGAAGCTGGGGGCCCGCGTCACAGGATACTCCCTGGAGCCCCCCACGCAGCCCAATCACTTCGACCTCCACCGGCTGGACATGCGCTCTGTTATCGGCGATATCAGGGACGAAGACCACCTCAACCGCGCATTCGCAGAGCAGAAGCCGGACATCGTCTTCCATCTGGCGGCGCAGCCGATCGTCAGGTCCTCCTACGCTGACCCGGTGGGGACCTTCACCACGAACGTGATGGGAACCGTGAACGTTCTTGAGGCGGCCCGCCGGACGCCGAGCGTCCGTGCGATCGTCAACGTGACGAGTGACAAATGTTACGAGAACGTGGAAAAGCGGACGGGATACAAAGAGGGAGATCCTCTGGGGGGCTACGACCCCTACAGCGCATCAAAAGGCTGCGCCGAGATAGTGACGGGATGCTGGCGCAACTCCTTCTTCAAACCGGCGGTTATCGTGGCGAGCGCGAGGGCGGGCAACGTGATCGGGGGCGGGGACTGGGCTGCGGACCGTCTCGTTCCCGACATAATGCGGGCGGCGGCGGCCGGGGAGACGGTGAGTATCAGGAATCCCCGGGCGATCCGCGCGTGGCAGCATGTGCTCGAACCTCTCAGCGGATATCTCTTCCTCGGGCAGAGGCTCCTCGAAGGGAAGGCGCAATTCGCCGAAGCATGGAATTTCGGTCCTGATGCACAGGGGAACGTCAGCGTCGGCCACATAGTCGGCGAGATACAGAGGCTGTGGCCGAAGGTCGCCTTCAGGGTGGACGAGGACCCCACCCGGTCGCACGAGGCACAGGTTCTGATGCTTGACGCGACGAAGGCGGGCAGTCAGCTGCACTGGAAACCCGTTTGGGATACGGCGAGGACCGTCGAGAAGACCGTTGCGTGGTATCGGGCATACTATGAGTCGGGAATGACGGAAAGCGAGGGTCATTTGCGGGACTATATCAACGACGCGGCGTTGAAGGGCATCGAGTGGGTGGTGGATGAGATTCGGTGA
- a CDS encoding DegT/DnrJ/EryC1/StrS family aminotransferase: MSKLALFGGNKAVAGPFEPYRSIGAEEVEAARQVVETGVLSRFLGSWDPDFYGGDKVRDFEEAWATYFSVKYAVTVNSATSGLVAAVGAIGIEPGDEVIVSPWTMSATATAILVWNAIPVFADIEDQTYNLDPASIEKNITPYTKAILVTDIFGHPANLDAIMSIAQKHDLRVIEDCAQAPGALYHGRYAGTIADVGVFSLNYHKHIHTGEGGLCVTDNEHISERLQLIRNHAEAVAGEKGVLDLSNLIGFNFRMTEVEAAIGIEQLKKLGKLTRRRIEVADRLTGGLANLAGLRPPVVKPRCSHVYYVYPLLYNPDVTGVAREHVHKALVAEGVPIADRYVNIHLLPVYQQRIAYGKKGFPWTSDIYKGNVTYEKGICPIAETLQDKKHMGIGMCINAYSDDDVDHIVEAFHKVWERIEELSSL, translated from the coding sequence ATGAGCAAGCTGGCGTTATTCGGTGGAAACAAGGCGGTCGCGGGACCATTCGAGCCATACAGAAGCATCGGCGCGGAAGAGGTAGAGGCCGCGCGCCAGGTTGTAGAAACAGGTGTGCTTTCCCGGTTTCTGGGTTCGTGGGACCCGGATTTCTACGGCGGAGACAAGGTGAGGGATTTTGAAGAGGCGTGGGCGACCTATTTCTCGGTAAAATATGCCGTCACCGTCAACTCGGCGACCTCGGGCCTCGTTGCGGCTGTGGGCGCGATAGGTATCGAGCCGGGTGATGAAGTCATCGTCAGCCCCTGGACAATGTCGGCTACTGCCACGGCGATACTAGTGTGGAATGCTATCCCCGTCTTCGCTGATATTGAGGATCAAACGTACAACCTCGATCCCGCGTCGATAGAGAAGAACATCACCCCGTATACAAAGGCCATACTCGTTACCGACATATTCGGTCATCCTGCGAACCTTGACGCGATAATGTCGATCGCGCAGAAGCACGATCTCAGGGTGATAGAGGACTGCGCACAGGCGCCTGGAGCCCTTTATCACGGAAGATATGCGGGCACCATTGCGGACGTCGGTGTTTTCAGTCTCAACTACCATAAGCATATCCATACGGGAGAAGGCGGGCTGTGCGTGACAGACAACGAACATATTTCAGAGCGCCTTCAGTTGATACGCAATCACGCTGAAGCCGTGGCGGGCGAAAAAGGCGTTCTCGACCTCTCCAATTTGATCGGTTTCAACTTCCGGATGACCGAAGTGGAAGCGGCGATAGGTATCGAACAGTTGAAAAAGCTGGGAAAATTGACGCGAAGAAGGATCGAAGTGGCCGACAGGCTTACCGGGGGCCTCGCAAACCTCGCCGGTTTGCGCCCGCCGGTGGTCAAACCCCGCTGCTCCCATGTCTATTATGTATACCCCCTGCTGTACAACCCCGATGTTACCGGAGTTGCACGAGAACACGTGCATAAGGCGCTTGTCGCAGAGGGCGTGCCCATTGCGGACCGGTATGTGAACATACATCTCCTGCCCGTCTATCAGCAGAGGATAGCTTACGGGAAGAAAGGTTTTCCCTGGACTTCCGATATCTACAAGGGGAATGTTACCTACGAAAAAGGGATATGCCCGATTGCGGAGACACTTCAGGACAAAAAGCATATGGGTATCGGTATGTGCATCAATGCTTACAGCGATGACGACGTCGATCATATCGTCGAGGCGTTTCACAAGGTTTGGGAAAGGATCGAGGAACTGAGTTCTCTATGA
- the rfbF gene encoding glucose-1-phosphate cytidylyltransferase, with amino-acid sequence MNKRTKVVILCGGTGTRLREETEFRPKPMVNIGTRPILWHIMKYYSHFGYMEFVLALGYKGEMIKNYFCHYELMNNDVTIELGQPERMHIHHSHDEGGWKITLADTGEKTLKGGRLKKTERYIEDDTFMMTYGDGIANVDIDSLLDFHISHGKLATVTGINPASRFGELKINGHRVESFTEKPGDTKGLINGGFFVFSRRIFDYLSTDDSCDLEIGALETIAGQGELMVYKHQGFWACMDTMRDMEYLNRMWDDGMAPWRVWK; translated from the coding sequence ATGAACAAGAGAACCAAGGTTGTGATACTGTGCGGTGGAACGGGAACGCGGTTGCGGGAAGAGACTGAATTCAGGCCCAAGCCGATGGTCAACATCGGGACGCGCCCCATCCTCTGGCATATCATGAAATACTATTCCCATTTCGGGTACATGGAATTCGTTCTAGCCCTCGGCTATAAGGGGGAGATGATAAAGAACTATTTCTGCCATTACGAGTTGATGAACAACGACGTGACCATCGAACTGGGTCAACCCGAGAGAATGCATATCCACCATTCCCATGATGAAGGCGGTTGGAAGATCACGCTGGCCGATACGGGGGAGAAGACCCTTAAAGGCGGCCGCCTCAAGAAGACGGAGAGGTACATCGAGGACGACACGTTCATGATGACATACGGGGATGGCATTGCCAACGTTGATATCGATTCGCTGCTTGACTTCCACATCTCTCATGGAAAACTTGCGACGGTCACCGGGATAAACCCCGCTTCCCGCTTCGGCGAGTTGAAGATCAACGGCCACCGCGTGGAATCCTTCACCGAAAAACCCGGTGACACGAAAGGGCTGATAAACGGCGGCTTCTTTGTCTTTAGCAGGCGCATCTTCGATTACCTCAGTACCGACGATTCCTGCGATCTCGAGATCGGGGCGCTTGAAACGATAGCGGGTCAGGGGGAATTGATGGTCTACAAGCATCAGGGCTTCTGGGCGTGTATGGATACGATGCGGGACATGGAATACCTGAACAGGATGTGGGATGACGGGATGGCTCCGTGGCGGGTATGGAAATAA
- a CDS encoding class I SAM-dependent methyltransferase, translated as MNCRFCGRELSVEFIDLGNAPPSNSFLTLEQLNEPEVFFPLKLYVCDGCFLVQIDEYKRSDEIFSNDYVYFSSFSRTWLEHAEKYVEMMLRRFGYDGRSQVIEIASNDGYLLQFFQGRAIPCLGIEPAGGTAEEARKKGIETIVDFFGTALAEDLRARGRLADLVIGNNVLAHVPDINDFVEGLRIILKDDGVITMEFPHVMQLLAQNQFDTIYHEHFSYLSFTTVRKIFQRHGLDIFDAEELETHGGSLRIFGKHAEDVSKPESPAVAALIAREGALGMTGMDYYRGFQKRADGIKDDLLEFLIGAKRGGKTVAAYGAAAKGNTLLNYCGVRKDLISFVVDASTYKQGKFLPGSHIPVVGEDILKARMPDYVIILPWNIQREIMEQLAYIRQWGGRFVVPVPEVSVVP; from the coding sequence ATGAATTGCCGGTTCTGTGGAAGAGAGCTTTCCGTGGAATTCATCGACCTTGGGAATGCCCCGCCGTCAAATTCCTTTTTGACCTTAGAGCAGCTCAACGAGCCTGAAGTCTTCTTTCCCCTCAAGCTGTACGTCTGCGACGGCTGTTTCCTCGTCCAGATAGACGAATACAAGAGATCTGATGAGATCTTCAGCAATGACTACGTGTATTTTTCGTCCTTCTCACGTACCTGGCTCGAACATGCTGAGAAATATGTGGAAATGATGCTGCGAAGGTTCGGTTATGATGGCAGGAGTCAGGTTATCGAGATAGCCTCCAATGACGGGTATCTTCTCCAGTTCTTTCAGGGCAGGGCCATTCCCTGCCTCGGCATCGAGCCCGCGGGAGGAACGGCGGAGGAGGCCAGGAAGAAGGGGATCGAGACGATAGTCGATTTCTTCGGAACGGCCCTTGCCGAAGACCTTCGGGCCCGGGGCAGGCTGGCGGACCTTGTGATCGGCAACAATGTCCTTGCCCACGTGCCTGACATCAATGATTTCGTTGAAGGGCTCCGGATCATCCTCAAGGATGACGGCGTGATCACCATGGAGTTTCCCCACGTGATGCAGCTCCTGGCGCAGAACCAGTTTGACACGATATATCACGAGCATTTTTCGTACCTGTCGTTCACGACGGTACGGAAGATATTCCAGCGCCACGGGCTAGATATCTTTGATGCCGAGGAACTGGAGACACACGGCGGTTCGCTGCGCATATTCGGTAAACATGCCGAGGATGTCTCAAAACCGGAGAGTCCGGCCGTGGCAGCTCTTATTGCCCGGGAAGGGGCGCTGGGCATGACCGGCATGGATTACTATCGCGGGTTTCAGAAGAGGGCGGATGGGATCAAGGACGATCTCCTGGAATTTCTCATCGGAGCGAAAAGAGGTGGGAAGACCGTTGCGGCCTATGGCGCCGCTGCTAAGGGGAACACCCTTTTGAATTACTGTGGTGTCAGGAAGGACCTCATATCGTTCGTCGTCGACGCGTCTACCTACAAACAGGGAAAATTCCTTCCCGGGAGCCACATCCCTGTGGTCGGCGAAGATATTCTGAAGGCCCGAATGCCGGATTATGTCATCATCCTGCCCTGGAATATCCAGAGAGAGATCATGGAACAGCTTGCTTATATACGGCAATGGGGCGGAAGATTTGTCGTGCCAGTGCCTGAGGTCAGCGTGGTTCCATGA